One Ignavibacteriales bacterium genomic window, TAAAGAAAGCGCGCCCGATCAGTGGATAATTGATAAACTCAAAACCATTATACAGGAGTCAGGTAGCTAATAACTCCCCTCCGACGGAGGGGTACTCCCGATTTATCGGGAGGGGGGTGGGTTATTACTAACCACCGGTTTGAAATCAATAGTTTAAAATTTAGACAAATGAAAAACCTAATAGCCTTAGTATTATTTGTTTTTATCCTTTCGGGATGCAGTTCGTCCAGCCAGGGGGATTCGGAATTCCTCTCCTTCGCTGATGAATTTATCACTGCCTTTAATAGTAAAGACGTGAAAACGATAGATAAATACATAGATAAAAGCTACGGGCTTTTTGTGATATATAATCCCGGTGCTTACGTTGTCGCGACCAATCTTAATTCATTTGCCGACATTATGGCGATGACCGGTGATTATGACGTAGGGAATCTCAAAATTACAAAAGTAGATTGTGTGAAGATGCGCAAGGGAAGTGAACCCGTCTACAGCTGTGAGGAGGATAGATGGAATAAGACCGGGTGCTTTTACGGAACGAAGAAAGACCGCAGTCTTGTCGGTGTCTATGACGATATGATAAAGTATGACCTGCTCGATGCTGTGGTTGCGCCGGAGCTTCGTGAGAAAGCCGCCGCTTCCGAAAAAAACTATGTTTATTTCGTCTATAATACCGATCAGCAGGTAGGTTTCTATTTCGGCAGTAAGAACGGAAAATATTACCTCATTGCGATCGACAGGGTTACACCCTGCGAAGCGTAAAAATAGGTTGCTTTTTAATTATTTTCTATGAATATTCTTTCTGGTAGAATATTCAAGATGCCTATTTTTAAAATACTATATTAATAATAATTTATATAGTTCGCCCGATAATCTACTACCCGTCTCACATTCGATTATTTAAATAATAAATTATGATTATTTCCGAAGAGGCAAAAGCCTTACATAGGGATTCTTTGGTTATGGATATCCATTGTCATCCCTCACTCAAAGTAAAATTGTTTGAATATCGCATCTATGACGAATTTCATTATTTAATGGGAATACAGGTTAAAGATTCCGATTCGGACGAAATTGGCCAAATGCAGTATGATCTGTTTAAGATGTTTAAAGGTGGAGTAAATTCCATCTGGTCTTCCATATATATAGTGGAAAAGGGATTAATTGATCATTCTGATAAGCTTTCGTTTGGAACATGGCTGGCAAAGATCCTGGGTTTATATTTTACTAATATAATTGAAAACCCAGCGCTTGGAGGTCCTTTTAAACAGTCGTTAAATCTTATGAGGCGGATGGAAGAGCAGATTTTAGAATCTCATTTGAGGCCAGAGGCCGAAAAAATTAAAGCATACAATCCAAATGGTTTTAGTGAATTGGTTGATCACCTTAATAAAAATGAAAAATGTATATTACATTCCGTCGAAGGTGCGCACATGCTCGGAAGAAATCTGGCTAACTCATATGATTATATTAATAATCTTGAAACTTTTTTTGAAAGAGGTGTTTGTTCCATGACCCTTGGACACTTCATGCCGAATGATATTTGTTTTCCAATTAATGGTATTTCTCCTCAAACTAAAAAAAGTTTGGGCTTTGAATATGATTATTCAGTTGACCAAAACAATGGACTCACTAATATTGGAAAAGACGTTGTCAAACGGATGCTTGAACTTGGAATAATTGTGGATTTGAATCACGTTTCTCCAAATGGAAGAGAAGATGTTTATGCATTGAATGATTCGCTGGCTGGGAATAAAAGACCTCTCGTTTTTTCGCATACCGGTATAAGGCTTAATTGTCCCGAGAAAAAAAACCCCACACTTGAGGAAATAAAAAAAATTCAAGAGTGCGGAGGAGTAATAGGGGTTATATTCATGAATTATTGGTTAAGAAATTTTGAGGGTGAACCTGATTATGGAATATCAAACATTATTAAAACTATAAAAGACATTTCAATTATTTGTGGAGGAAGTTATGATAATATTGCGATTGGGTCCGATATGGATGGATTTACTCAACCGGTAGATGACTTGTATACTTCTTCACAGATGCAGAGGCTTACTCAGGGTATGCTGGACGAAGGTATTTCACCCGATAATATCAAAAAAGTATTGGGTTTGAATGCTTTAAGAGTATTGGATATGGGTTGGGGAAAAATATAACAATCTGGAATGCAGATCATACTACATCCTAAATATAGTGTATCCAATTCTGTTCGTGTTTGGGTCGGCGTTAGAAATGCAAAAGAAGCACCCGAATTGGAGTGGAATATTCTTGCTCTCTCTAATAATGTTTCAAACCCTTCTAAGGTACCCGTACCAATTAAAGAATTACAGAGTGTAAGAAGTAATGAATTACTATTTAAAGATTCTGAAAGAGTATTCTCAGGTATATATGAATTCCGAGATTGCAAACCTGATTCTGTCTATGCTGTTAATGTAAAGATTTCAGGAACCGACAATGGCTATTCGTTGAGATATAAAACTCTTCCGGGTGAGTTACCATGGGATAAATGGTTTAATATTTTATTGGTTTCCTGTTACTATTATGACAATGACAAGGGCAACATAGATAACATTATTGGACGAATCCCCGCAGATATGAAACCGGACTTATCGTTTTTTATGGGTGATCAAGTATATTTGGATTTACCCGTTTTTAAAGATTTTCCGGAGGATAAGCAATGGTTGGCGGAAAAATTTGAATCTGATTATGCTGTAAACTGGTTTGGTATTGATACAGATGTTGTTTCCTCATATGCTGCAACTGGCTTTCCAAGGGTACTCTCGCTTGCCCCTTCTGTTTTTATTCCCGATGACCACGAATTTTGGAATAACTATCCCCATGAATGTTTCTTTATTGGAAATTCTAAGAATGAAGCTGGGCGAAATAACTGGCGAGAAGCGTCTATTGCTTTGTTCGAAGGTTTTCAAAGCATAGATAAAGATACAATGGGAGGATCGGTAAAAATTAACATTCCACCGGTTTCTTTTTTTCTTGCTGATTTGAGAACCTTTCGTGATCCGGATAAACAACACACCTTTAAAGATAAGGAATTTAAAGTTTTCGAAGATTGGATAAAAGGCTTGAACGACAATTTTGGATTCTTGATTACAGGGCAGTCGTTGTTTACTGATAAAGTTGGAAAAATAAAAGGTGAATTTTCTGATTTCGAACTCCCTAATTATGGTGACTACCCTTCAATAACAGATCTGATAAAGGATGCTGCTGATGGCAAAATTTTTACATGTATTACGGGGGATGTACACTGGGGAAGGGTCGCGTATCTTAAAAAATATGACGTTAGGTTTAATGAAATTTCGGAAATTGTGGTTTCCCCGGCAAGTTTGGTCGAAAACCCCATTACAGATCCATTTAGGGAGGCATGGGGGTGGGTAAAATCTATTTTTGGACATTATGATCCATGGAAAAAACATTCTAAACCTGATGAAATTGGAGATTCTATTCTTCCACACTTTAATTCATATTCAAAGAAAAACTTTCATTCTCAGGTCGGAAATCAGGTTGGAATTTTATCTCTCAAGAGAAGTGGAGTAGGTGTTGACGCAAAGATTACTTATCTGCCAAATCACCGTGACAAAGAAGTGAATAAAGCCTTTTACAAACAAATTGATCTGCATAAACTTTTAAAAATATAAAAAATGAGTAAGAGCATCCAATCCAGTTCGAATAAACCTAACCCTGCTTTTAAAGAAAAAAAAAGAAATAAAAGCCAGGATAATGTTAGTTGGATTGCAAATTGTATCCCCGAAAATAACAAATACCCGGTACTTGTTTTAATTGGGGGCAGATTTATACAAGATTTCCGCATTAGATATGCTCAGTCGTATTTACGGAACGATTTGACCCCGAGCTCCTGGTCGCATGTCATTTTACTTGATGATTTAATTAATATTAAACCTGAAACTAACATCTTTGAAATTTCATTAACTCCTCCTAAGGGATTTGGATTTCCTCCATCTCATAATGGTGTTCAAGAGAATTCTTTATCCTCTTACAATAGTTCGAGTGATTTCCCTAATGTAGGAGTACTTTTTTTGCCGGTTAACAAATCTGAAATTGATGAAAATATAAAGAGATTCAAAAAACAGAGACCCATTATTGATTCCCCTGAATTAATCTTGAGATGGCTGGCGTACATATGGGAGGTTGGTAATGTAAGTAACCCTATTAGTGAGAGTTATGGCCTCCCTTCGGCTACGTTGATGGAAGCTGTCGTCAACTCTGCCGGATTTGAACTAACACCGGGGTTACCAAGTAATTCAAGCTGTCCGGAAGCGATATGGCAATCATTCAGATGGTGGAATAATTATTACAAGGATCAACAGAAAGAAAACTCTGTAAAAGGATTCTATATCCGTTCACATATTATTTTAGACGAAGATTAGCTTAAGTGTGGTTTTCATTCCCTTTTTCTTTTATTTTTATGAATGATCATTCGTCAGGCAAATAAAGACGAGCTCGAAGCCGTCATCGAATTTTACAAGTCCCAGAATTATCACGGCACCGATACTATGGACGGAAGCGAGTTCACGCTTGTTGCCGAGGACGGCGACCGCATCATCGGCGTGGTCCGTCTTGTCATCGAAGAGAATACACTCGTTCTCCGGGGTATGTTTATCGATAAGCCGTACCAACGGCAGGGGATAGGGAAGCAGATGCTCGACCTCATGGATGTGGAAATTGGTGACCGTGAGTGTTACTGTATCTGCAAAGCTTACCTCGAAACCTTCCTTGGGGATATCGGCTTTAGTCAAATAAAACCCGAAAAAACCCCTGAACATCTAACAGACAGATATTATAACTACACTCAGAAAGCCGGTGTAGGACCGCTACTCATGGTTAAGCGTAAAGGGAAGAAGCTCTGATATGGCTGTTTTTGAAATTGTCACGGAGATTCATGCTCCCATCGAACGCTGTTTTGACCTCGCCCGCAATATTGACTTCCACGTAGTATCCACTGCTCACACTGGGGAAAGAGCCGTTGCCGGCCGTACGACGGGGATGGTTGAGCTCGGCGACACGATTACGTTCTCCGCGCGCCACCTCGGCTTCCGCTGGGAGCTCACTTCCGAAATAATCCGGTTTGACCGCCCCCGCAAATTCACCGATCAAATGCTCCGTGGTCCATTCAAAGACCTCCGCCACGAACATATATTTGAGTCCAGAGGAGATATAACTGTAATGACCGACAGGATGAAAATGGTATCACCCTTTGGTTTCATCGG contains:
- a CDS encoding membrane dipeptidase, which gives rise to MIISEEAKALHRDSLVMDIHCHPSLKVKLFEYRIYDEFHYLMGIQVKDSDSDEIGQMQYDLFKMFKGGVNSIWSSIYIVEKGLIDHSDKLSFGTWLAKILGLYFTNIIENPALGGPFKQSLNLMRRMEEQILESHLRPEAEKIKAYNPNGFSELVDHLNKNEKCILHSVEGAHMLGRNLANSYDYINNLETFFERGVCSMTLGHFMPNDICFPINGISPQTKKSLGFEYDYSVDQNNGLTNIGKDVVKRMLELGIIVDLNHVSPNGREDVYALNDSLAGNKRPLVFSHTGIRLNCPEKKNPTLEEIKKIQECGGVIGVIFMNYWLRNFEGEPDYGISNIIKTIKDISIICGGSYDNIAIGSDMDGFTQPVDDLYTSSQMQRLTQGMLDEGISPDNIKKVLGLNALRVLDMGWGKI
- a CDS encoding GNAT family N-acetyltransferase → MIIRQANKDELEAVIEFYKSQNYHGTDTMDGSEFTLVAEDGDRIIGVVRLVIEENTLVLRGMFIDKPYQRQGIGKQMLDLMDVEIGDRECYCICKAYLETFLGDIGFSQIKPEKTPEHLTDRYYNYTQKAGVGPLLMVKRKGKKL
- a CDS encoding SRPBCC family protein, whose protein sequence is MAVFEIVTEIHAPIERCFDLARNIDFHVVSTAHTGERAVAGRTTGMVELGDTITFSARHLGFRWELTSEIIRFDRPRKFTDQMLRGPFKDLRHEHIFESRGDITVMTDRMKMVSPFGFIGKAFDSIYLAKYMKRFLARRCNAVKKCLESDEWKKYL